The genome window CTTTGAAAAACAAAACAAATGTATTTTAGAAAGAAGGTATTATTATGGACAAAACAACAATAATAATGATGGCAGTGCCCTTAATTATCATTCAATTCGGACTTCAGCTCACAGCTATGGTTAAGTTGATAAAAAATCGGAATATCAAGGCTGAACAAAAGGCTATATGGGCTATTGTAATTGTTATTTCAGGCTATATTGGCTCTATAGTATATTTTGTTGCCAGAAAGGATGACTAGCTATGTATGCAATAGAGACATATAAACTTACAAAGGTTTTCAGTGGATACAAGGCAGTAAACGAACTCGATCTTAAAGTGCCTATGGGTTCCATATACGGCTTTTTGGGACCGAATGGAGCAGGAAAAACAACTACGATAAAAATGCTGACAGGTTTATCAAAGCCTGAATCAGGTAAAATAAAAATATGCGGCAGAGAAGTGAGCTTCGGGAGTGTGAAAAACAGGGAGGAGATAGGGTATTTGCCCGATGTTCCCTCCTTCTATAACTGGATGTATCCGGAAGAGTTTTTGATCTTTTCAGGAGAACTTCTTGGTATGGATAGAAGAGTAATAAAAAACAAAATAGAGGAGCTTCTGGAACTTGTCGGGTTAAGTGATGTGAAAAAGAAAATCGGTGGCTTTTCAAGAGGAATGAAACAAAGGCTCGGAATCGCGCAAGCCCTTATCAGTAATCCGAAGGTAGTGTTTCTGGATGAACCGACCTCAGCATTGGACCCCATAGGAAGGAAAGAAGTAATGGACATAATACAGAAGCTTTCCGGAAAGGTTACAGTGTTTTTTTCTACACACATCCTTTCAGATATAGAAAGAGTATGTGACAGGGTAATTATACTGGATAAGGGTAAAGCCATAATAGAAGATACACTTGACAACCTTAGAAGAGAGTATTCGATGCGCTTAATTGCATTAGAAGTTGAGAATGCTACTGATATTGAGAAAACAATAGGAATAGTTAAGGAACAGAAATATATAAGCAGTATTAAAGTGAATGAAGAAAATGAAATCAGACTGAGTGTAGCAGATATGAGGGAAGCACAGCTGAAAATACCTGGAATTTTATCTGGGTACAATATACCATTGAAAAAATTCTGTATTATTGAACCTTCTCTGGAGGAGATTTTCATTAAGGTGGTGAACAGGCAATGATAAATCTGACATTCTTTAAGAAAGAAATGAAGGAGATAGTAAGAACACATAAAATAATAGTGCTACCAGCAATACTACTGTTTTTCGGGCTATTGACACCAATGCTTGCTAAGTATATGAACAAAATATTGGAACCGATGCTGAAAAAAGAAGGGATAGACCCTGGCTTACTGCTTAAGGAGCCTGTCCTTACAGATGCATATGCTCAATTCTTTGAGACTTTTATTCAGATGGGTTTGATAGTAGTAGTACTGATATTTATGGGAATTGTTGCAGACGAAAAAGTTAAAGGATCGGTAATACTTGTATTGACTAAATCTGTATCACGGTCACAATTCATTATCAGCAAGTTTTTTGCAAGTGTATTATTGTTTACATTTTCTTTCATACTTTCAACAGTTGCTTTTTCTTATTATACCTATATATTGTTTTCGAAGTTTATGCTGGACTATACAATACTTAGCTTTTTTATGCTATGGC of Clostridia bacterium contains these proteins:
- a CDS encoding PLDc N-terminal domain-containing protein — its product is MDKTTIIMMAVPLIIIQFGLQLTAMVKLIKNRNIKAEQKAIWAIVIVISGYIGSIVYFVARKDD
- a CDS encoding ABC transporter ATP-binding protein, which gives rise to MYAIETYKLTKVFSGYKAVNELDLKVPMGSIYGFLGPNGAGKTTTIKMLTGLSKPESGKIKICGREVSFGSVKNREEIGYLPDVPSFYNWMYPEEFLIFSGELLGMDRRVIKNKIEELLELVGLSDVKKKIGGFSRGMKQRLGIAQALISNPKVVFLDEPTSALDPIGRKEVMDIIQKLSGKVTVFFSTHILSDIERVCDRVIILDKGKAIIEDTLDNLRREYSMRLIALEVENATDIEKTIGIVKEQKYISSIKVNEENEIRLSVADMREAQLKIPGILSGYNIPLKKFCIIEPSLEEIFIKVVNRQ
- a CDS encoding ABC transporter permease gives rise to the protein MINLTFFKKEMKEIVRTHKIIVLPAILLFFGLLTPMLAKYMNKILEPMLKKEGIDPGLLLKEPVLTDAYAQFFETFIQMGLIVVVLIFMGIVADEKVKGSVILVLTKSVSRSQFIISKFFASVLLFTFSFILSTVAFSYYTYILFSKFMLDYTILSFFMLWLLGVFLISVTVFASTISKSHISAAVTGFAGYALTMALSAVPYVKDFSPGILGDFGLQILAGTKTAQDTVLPVIITVILCVIFVAGSATVFKKQEL